One genomic region from Microcystis panniformis FACHB-1757 encodes:
- the grrA gene encoding GrrA/OscA1 family cyclophane-containing rSAM-modified RiPP, with protein sequence MNISNKTGLVGFLLALSAFGLTSTAQAASDEANPIEARLSRLSSAVRERVNQLPEDTADPSLQALGWGDGRGRGWVNSRAGGWGDGRGGSFVNARPWRNGWSDGGGFFNSRPRWGNGGSFLNRW encoded by the coding sequence GTGAATATCAGCAATAAAACTGGTTTAGTCGGCTTTCTTCTCGCTTTATCTGCTTTCGGTCTGACTAGCACCGCTCAGGCCGCCTCGGACGAGGCTAACCCCATTGAAGCGCGTTTAAGTCGTCTGTCCAGCGCTGTACGCGAACGAGTTAACCAACTGCCGGAAGATACTGCCGATCCTAGTTTACAAGCTTTAGGCTGGGGAGATGGTCGCGGTCGCGGTTGGGTGAATAGTCGTGCCGGCGGTTGGGGAGATGGTCGCGGTGGTAGTTTCGTTAATGCGCGGCCCTGGCGCAATGGTTGGTCTGACGGTGGCGGTTTCTTTAATTCCCGACCGCGCTGGGGTAATGGTGGCAGTTTCTTAAATCGTTGGTAA
- a CDS encoding PEP-CTERM sorting domain-containing protein — protein sequence MTNQLLKALCLPAVTCAVFSAIPAHAAIFTATYTDTVAAVDFLPLVDNVTAGDTAVITFQLDNGGTSLFNQTWNDSNIVSVTFNFGNGAHVTTFNPNGGDGLSTSTGSFVTNALGTLTAVPTSWSDLNDVNVVSTNSTQTPTNWFVNGFNGVYYTNGFSNEVQLTNVEGNIVAANWTIQPAQTQTTPEPGTLLGLLAVGSLGVLARKRQ from the coding sequence ATGACTAATCAACTGCTAAAAGCCCTTTGCCTTCCGGCGGTGACTTGTGCCGTTTTCAGTGCCATTCCCGCCCATGCCGCCATTTTTACCGCTACCTATACGGATACTGTTGCAGCAGTCGACTTCTTACCCCTTGTCGATAACGTTACTGCCGGTGATACTGCGGTTATTACCTTTCAGCTTGACAATGGGGGAACTTCCCTGTTCAACCAAACATGGAACGACAGCAACATTGTGAGTGTCACCTTCAACTTTGGTAATGGGGCCCACGTTACCACCTTTAATCCTAATGGGGGTGATGGGTTGAGTACTTCTACAGGAAGTTTTGTCACCAATGCCTTAGGAACATTAACGGCTGTTCCTACTAGCTGGTCGGATTTGAATGATGTCAATGTCGTCTCAACCAATTCTACACAAACACCCACCAACTGGTTCGTGAATGGGTTCAATGGCGTTTACTATACTAATGGTTTCAGCAACGAGGTCCAATTGACCAATGTAGAAGGTAATATCGTTGCTGCTAACTGGACCATTCAACCTGCCCAGACACAGACAACCCCAGAACCAGGCACCCTTTTAGGTTTATTAGCGGTGGGTTCTCTGGGTGTATTGGCTCGCAAACGTCAATAA
- a CDS encoding PQQ-dependent sugar dehydrogenase: MLNSLNRIFSPLVSSVLLTIIISSCQGTKILTSANNSQTNQWQKVTVIEGLEHPWAMVWLPNGEILITERPGRLRVVREGKLDPKAIAGVPEVFAVGQGGLLDVAIHPQFAQNRWIYLTYAHGDREANRTRVARAVYDGASLRDVRVIFEVSQAKTGSQHFGSRLLWLPDGTLLVAIGDGGNPPLQLAGDLIRKQSQNLQSHLGKIIRINDDGSLPKDNPFAGSKIWSYGHRNIQGISFDPMTKRVWATEHGAKGGDELNLIEKGKNYGWPVVSASQEYGTNNPVSGERYRPGLIDPKTIWTPAIAPSGLVFYTGNRFPNWQGNLFAGGLVSRDIRRLEMDKSGEIINQEAIPIGQRVRDVRQSPDGFLYLLTDEGNGQLIRLEPPSNL; this comes from the coding sequence ATGCTTAATTCTCTCAATCGCATTTTCTCGCCTTTAGTATCTAGCGTTTTGCTTACCATAATTATCTCCAGTTGTCAAGGTACAAAAATATTAACTTCGGCAAATAATTCCCAGACCAATCAATGGCAAAAAGTGACCGTAATCGAGGGTTTAGAGCATCCTTGGGCTATGGTTTGGCTACCTAACGGGGAAATCCTCATCACAGAGCGCCCCGGTCGTTTAAGAGTGGTTAGAGAGGGTAAGTTAGACCCAAAAGCCATCGCTGGAGTTCCCGAAGTTTTTGCCGTCGGACAAGGAGGACTGCTCGATGTGGCAATTCATCCCCAATTTGCCCAAAATCGCTGGATTTATCTAACTTATGCTCACGGAGACCGGGAGGCTAATCGTACCCGCGTCGCTCGTGCGGTTTATGATGGTGCAAGTTTGCGAGATGTGCGGGTTATTTTTGAAGTTTCCCAGGCAAAAACCGGCTCTCAACACTTCGGTTCGCGGTTATTATGGCTACCGGATGGCACTTTATTGGTAGCGATTGGGGACGGGGGTAATCCTCCCCTACAATTAGCGGGAGATTTAATTAGAAAACAGTCCCAAAATCTGCAAAGTCATTTAGGTAAAATTATCCGCATCAATGACGATGGTTCTCTACCTAAAGATAATCCTTTTGCGGGTTCTAAAATTTGGAGTTACGGTCATCGGAATATTCAAGGAATCAGCTTTGATCCAATGACTAAAAGAGTCTGGGCAACCGAACACGGAGCAAAAGGAGGGGATGAATTAAATTTAATTGAAAAAGGTAAAAATTATGGTTGGCCAGTGGTTTCTGCTAGTCAAGAGTACGGCACTAATAACCCAGTTTCCGGCGAAAGATATCGCCCCGGTCTGATCGATCCGAAAACAATTTGGACACCAGCGATCGCTCCTTCGGGATTGGTCTTTTATACTGGTAATCGCTTTCCTAATTGGCAGGGAAATTTATTCGCCGGTGGTTTAGTTTCCAGGGATATTCGCCGTCTGGAAATGGATAAATCGGGTGAAATTATCAATCAAGAAGCGATTCCCATCGGTCAGAGGGTGCGGGATGTGCGTCAAAGTCCCGACGGATTTTTATACCTGCTCACCGATGAAGGTAACGGTCAATTAATTCGCCTTGAACCGCCATCTAATTTGTAA
- a CDS encoding alpha-keto acid decarboxylase family protein, translated as MITIGEYLCQRLHNLGVNHIFGVPGDYVLDLMDVLLKSPIELVCTCNELNAGYAADAYARVKGMGAVCVTYGVGGFSLVNAVVGAYAERVPLVVISGASDRSIRRDNLLLHHTTGDYNLQFSIMEKATVASVILTNSTQAASQIDQTLAACLHHKRPVYIEIPRDLVYRPCIPSENPIYLTDNLTDTAALEEAIEEAVFLLEKAEKPIILAGVEFHRFKLQDKLLKLLEVTGYPLATTILGKSSISEMQPQFIGTYVGALSREYVSQRVENADCVLCLGAIMSDMNLGGFTANLNPNNLINANSEKIKIKHHFYQPVFLGDFIEGLINKLSHKEAATLEIKPAAELKNLEFIAVPEQKLTNARFYERMNHFIAQESFVISDTGDAIIATIDLLMPQKTDFIGQAFYLSIGYSIPACLGVAFAAPNTRPIVFVGDGAFQMTAQELSTIIRHHLNPIIFLINNDGYTIERVIQDNIYNDLQPWKYHQLPAVFNGESWSCQVRTEGELEKALSIAQGNIDRLSFIEVHLDRFDCSQGLTRLGQALRSPHA; from the coding sequence ATGATCACCATCGGCGAATATTTATGCCAGCGTCTCCATAATTTAGGGGTTAATCATATTTTTGGGGTGCCAGGGGATTATGTCCTCGATTTGATGGATGTTTTGCTGAAAAGTCCGATCGAATTAGTTTGCACCTGTAATGAGCTTAACGCAGGTTATGCCGCCGATGCCTACGCGCGAGTCAAAGGTATGGGCGCTGTCTGTGTCACCTACGGAGTCGGGGGATTTAGCCTCGTTAATGCTGTGGTCGGTGCTTACGCTGAAAGAGTTCCCTTGGTGGTGATTAGTGGGGCTTCCGATCGCTCGATTCGCCGGGATAATTTATTATTACACCACACCACGGGCGATTATAATCTGCAATTTTCGATCATGGAAAAAGCCACGGTTGCCTCGGTTATTCTCACTAATTCCACCCAAGCTGCCAGTCAAATCGATCAAACTTTAGCAGCTTGTTTGCATCACAAACGTCCCGTGTATATCGAAATTCCCCGGGATCTGGTCTATCGTCCCTGTATCCCCTCAGAAAATCCAATTTATTTAACCGATAATCTTACGGATACCGCCGCTTTAGAAGAAGCCATTGAAGAAGCGGTTTTTTTATTAGAAAAAGCGGAAAAACCAATTATTTTAGCGGGGGTAGAATTCCATCGGTTTAAACTCCAGGATAAGTTGCTGAAACTTTTAGAAGTAACGGGTTATCCCTTAGCCACCACTATTTTAGGTAAGTCGTCAATTTCGGAAATGCAGCCGCAATTTATCGGCACTTATGTGGGGGCATTAAGTCGCGAATACGTTAGTCAACGGGTGGAAAATGCCGATTGTGTCCTCTGTTTAGGGGCGATCATGTCCGATATGAATTTAGGCGGATTTACGGCTAATTTAAATCCCAATAATTTGATTAATGCCAATTCCGAGAAGATCAAGATTAAACATCACTTCTATCAACCAGTATTCCTAGGGGATTTTATCGAGGGTTTAATTAATAAGCTAAGTCACAAAGAAGCGGCTACACTAGAGATTAAACCTGCGGCCGAATTGAAGAATTTAGAATTCATCGCCGTGCCAGAGCAAAAATTAACTAATGCTCGTTTTTATGAGCGAATGAATCATTTTATCGCTCAAGAATCTTTTGTTATTTCCGATACGGGGGATGCAATTATTGCCACAATTGATTTATTAATGCCTCAAAAAACCGACTTTATCGGTCAAGCATTTTATCTCTCTATTGGTTATTCAATTCCCGCCTGTTTAGGAGTAGCTTTTGCCGCACCAAATACTCGTCCTATCGTCTTTGTGGGTGATGGTGCTTTTCAAATGACTGCCCAAGAACTTTCGACAATTATCCGTCACCATCTCAATCCAATTATCTTTTTAATTAATAACGATGGTTACACGATCGAGCGGGTAATTCAGGATAATATTTATAATGATCTACAACCGTGGAAATATCATCAATTACCAGCAGTATTTAACGGGGAAAGTTGGAGTTGTCAAGTCAGGACAGAAGGGGAATTAGAAAAGGCTTTATCGATTGCCCAGGGTAACATCGATCGCCTATCATTTATTGAAGTACATCTCGATCGTTTTGACTGTTCCCAAGGCTTAACTCGTTTAGGTCAAGCTTTACGTTCACCCCATGCCTAG
- a CDS encoding B12-binding domain-containing radical SAM protein, with protein MKALLLWPLMPNSFWSYQETLDLAGLRATNPPLGLITVAALLPSDWEIRFVDRNVRLETASDWEWCDLVIISAMIIQKKDFQELIAKGLQLGKKVAVGGPYPTSYPEVAQKAGADYLILDEGELTIPPFLAALERGEPSGVFRASEKPDVTMTPIARYDLLDLDAYLAITVQFSRGCPFQCEFCDIINLYGRKPRTKTPEQMLAELETLYQLGWRRYIFVVDDNFIGNKRNAKVFLRELIPWMEQHQYPFKLITEASLNLAEDSELIELMVKAGFMLVFMGIETPDTDSLMGINKVQNTRQSLIESCHKITRMGLQIMSGFIIGFDNEKPGAGERIKEFIMEASIPQGQFSLLQALQNTALWNRLQQEGRLVDGMGTFHQGAMMNFEPTRPVEEITEEYIDAFWEIYDPVNYLKRTFNHFMIMGGWRGKSNRKLDWQQWQLFRSLLWRQGIVRPTRFRFWWQLAVIAWVKPRLLEEYLATLGIGEHFFAYRYEVREQLLKQLADLKQQKARVAQLEKTLKS; from the coding sequence ATGAAAGCCCTATTACTGTGGCCGCTGATGCCCAACTCCTTTTGGTCCTATCAAGAGACTTTAGATCTAGCCGGTTTAAGAGCAACCAATCCGCCCCTGGGTTTAATTACGGTGGCAGCCCTGTTACCATCGGATTGGGAAATCCGGTTTGTTGATCGCAATGTCCGATTAGAAACGGCTTCGGATTGGGAGTGGTGCGATTTGGTAATCATCTCCGCCATGATCATTCAGAAAAAGGACTTTCAAGAATTGATTGCCAAAGGGTTGCAGTTGGGTAAAAAAGTGGCTGTGGGCGGGCCTTACCCCACCTCCTATCCAGAAGTTGCCCAAAAAGCTGGGGCAGATTACCTGATTCTCGATGAAGGAGAACTGACAATCCCGCCGTTCCTGGCGGCCCTGGAGCGGGGTGAACCGAGTGGTGTCTTTAGAGCCAGTGAGAAACCCGATGTCACCATGACACCGATCGCCCGCTATGATCTACTAGATCTGGATGCCTATCTGGCGATTACCGTGCAGTTTTCTCGCGGTTGCCCCTTTCAATGCGAATTTTGTGACATCATCAACCTCTATGGCCGCAAACCGCGCACCAAAACCCCAGAACAAATGTTGGCTGAGTTGGAGACGTTATATCAACTGGGGTGGAGGCGCTACATTTTTGTTGTCGATGACAATTTTATTGGCAATAAGCGGAATGCCAAGGTGTTTCTGCGGGAGTTGATCCCCTGGATGGAACAACACCAGTATCCCTTTAAACTGATTACGGAAGCTTCCCTTAATCTGGCCGAAGACAGCGAACTGATCGAGTTAATGGTCAAGGCCGGCTTTATGCTGGTGTTTATGGGGATTGAGACACCAGATACCGATAGCTTAATGGGCATTAACAAGGTTCAAAACACCCGCCAATCCCTGATCGAATCCTGTCACAAAATTACCCGCATGGGGCTGCAGATTATGTCTGGCTTCATTATCGGTTTTGACAATGAGAAACCTGGCGCAGGGGAGCGGATCAAAGAGTTTATTATGGAGGCGAGTATTCCCCAGGGTCAGTTTAGCCTGCTCCAGGCACTGCAAAATACTGCCCTGTGGAATCGCCTGCAACAGGAAGGTCGTCTGGTGGATGGTATGGGTACTTTCCATCAGGGAGCGATGATGAACTTTGAGCCAACTCGCCCTGTGGAAGAGATTACCGAAGAATACATCGACGCTTTCTGGGAAATCTACGATCCTGTTAACTACCTGAAACGAACCTTCAACCATTTTATGATCATGGGGGGATGGCGCGGCAAATCGAACCGTAAATTAGATTGGCAACAGTGGCAATTGTTCCGTTCCTTGCTCTGGCGGCAGGGGATTGTCCGACCGACGCGCTTCCGTTTCTGGTGGCAACTGGCGGTGATTGCCTGGGTCAAGCCCCGTCTGCTAGAAGAGTATCTAGCGACCCTAGGGATAGGTGAGCATTTTTTTGCCTATCGCTATGAAGTCAGAGAACAATTACTAAAACAACTAGCCGATTTGAAGCAACAGAAAGCAAGGGTAGCCCAGCTGGAAAAAACGCTCAAAAGCTAG
- a CDS encoding NodZ family protein, with translation MNSSRKFLICKGSSGMGNRILAACGAIIYSEISNRQLVIDWRDNTYCHDDINSFPLFFNCPKTVSVESIPDTKSVYPEIWIDKLDQSFGGLRKDLRISDQSMSVELSRTNYESEILVFCAYTHKINQMRQLFHGKFDYLAKMDDRTIIKQVLNSHLSLKPEIVQSIEDFKSSHFGVNTLGVHVRYTDMKIPLDKLISTTKKINKNNKFNSIFLSTDSQEVVEKFQQEFPNIITTPKWFPPSGERMHQNWDQCPDRVQNGIEALMDMYLLASCNDLIFSSQSSFGLVASILSKARKQHLHDVNSSSFIEKVKAKIRGIAK, from the coding sequence ATGAATAGCTCTAGAAAGTTTCTGATTTGTAAAGGTTCCTCTGGCATGGGAAACCGAATTCTGGCCGCCTGCGGTGCAATAATCTATAGTGAAATTAGTAATCGCCAGTTAGTTATTGATTGGCGGGATAATACTTATTGTCATGACGATATCAACTCCTTCCCTCTATTTTTTAACTGTCCAAAGACCGTTTCAGTAGAATCTATACCTGATACCAAGTCTGTCTATCCTGAGATATGGATTGATAAGTTAGATCAATCTTTTGGTGGACTAAGAAAAGATTTAAGGATTTCGGATCAATCTATGTCGGTTGAATTATCTAGAACAAATTATGAGAGTGAGATTCTGGTTTTCTGTGCCTATACTCATAAAATCAACCAGATGAGACAACTTTTTCATGGGAAGTTCGATTACTTGGCAAAAATGGATGATCGTACTATTATCAAACAGGTATTAAACTCTCATCTAAGCCTGAAACCTGAAATTGTTCAGTCTATCGAAGATTTCAAATCATCTCACTTTGGAGTGAACACCCTAGGCGTTCATGTCAGATATACAGACATGAAGATTCCTTTAGATAAGCTAATTAGTACTACTAAAAAAATCAACAAAAACAATAAATTTAACAGCATTTTCTTATCCACAGATTCTCAAGAAGTTGTTGAAAAATTTCAACAGGAATTCCCAAATATTATCACCACACCAAAATGGTTTCCACCATCGGGAGAAAGAATGCACCAGAACTGGGATCAATGTCCCGATCGCGTTCAAAATGGCATAGAAGCATTAATGGATATGTATTTGTTAGCCAGTTGTAATGATTTGATTTTTTCTTCTCAGTCCTCCTTTGGTTTAGTGGCATCAATCCTAAGTAAAGCGAGGAAACAACATCTCCACGATGTGAATTCTTCTTCATTCATTGAAAAAGTAAAAGCGAAAATTAGAGGTATTGCCAAATAG
- the dndD gene encoding DNA sulfur modification protein DndD, protein MIFTELVLQNFGPYAGRQVINLRPEKDNNPCPIILLGGMNGGGKTTLMDAIRLALYGARAKCSTRNNLSYAEFLSQAVNNQASLIDQARIELAFEHLVNEQWRQYRIVRYWTKQPKDGKDTLGILDEDWPDPALANTWDEYIETLLPLGISNLFLFDGEQVKELAEQDVPPDSVKDSMQTLLGLELAERLAVDLDILASRKRRLLAAENELATIEAIEKKLAQYQEDLELARQEMETQQKNLDVVRNDFDAVSDKFRIDGGKIAAERSQLEIRKKEVDKKLDNQREYLGQLAGELLPLKLIFPLLEAAKIQGEKELQFQSAKVAQSVLESRDKKLLAYLEQLNLTLEQLENIREFLEQENQFLAEDSDSLITPYLDLDEEAIELLNRVLTHQLPAQINLAHQAIEQLRNLEADLDNLERELAVAASPEEYETLSNNLKTAQKKYLNAQAEYEQSHKNYEEIKKKIEKTKKELFAYSEKALESQSNEHIVNAIVKAQQTLKVFKERLTLKKLNRLEGEVAECFRYLLHKSDLVQKIAIDADTFGLSLFGPDGQNVPKHRLSAGEKQLLAIAFLWGLARVSGRDLPIAIDTPLGRLDSSHRHNLVERYFPAASSQVILLSTDTEIGENELLLLEEQEVIARKYLLEYNSQQRQTTIHPDRYFW, encoded by the coding sequence ATGATTTTTACTGAATTAGTTTTGCAAAATTTCGGTCCCTACGCCGGTCGTCAAGTGATTAATTTACGTCCCGAAAAAGACAACAATCCCTGTCCGATTATCCTTTTGGGAGGCATGAATGGGGGCGGTAAAACTACTTTAATGGATGCGATTCGTTTGGCTTTGTACGGTGCGCGGGCCAAGTGTTCTACTCGCAATAATTTAAGTTATGCCGAGTTTCTCAGTCAAGCAGTTAATAATCAAGCTTCCCTCATCGATCAAGCTAGAATTGAACTGGCTTTTGAACATCTAGTTAATGAACAATGGCGACAATATCGTATCGTTAGATACTGGACAAAACAGCCCAAAGATGGTAAGGATACCCTCGGTATTTTAGATGAGGATTGGCCCGATCCTGCCTTAGCTAATACTTGGGATGAATATATTGAAACTTTATTACCTTTGGGTATTTCTAACCTCTTTTTATTTGATGGGGAACAGGTAAAAGAATTGGCAGAACAGGATGTACCTCCTGACAGCGTTAAGGATTCGATGCAGACTTTATTAGGGTTAGAATTAGCGGAAAGATTAGCCGTTGATCTCGATATTTTAGCTAGTCGCAAGCGCCGGTTACTAGCAGCAGAAAATGAACTGGCAACTATTGAAGCGATCGAGAAAAAATTAGCCCAGTACCAAGAAGATTTAGAATTGGCTAGGCAAGAGATGGAAACTCAACAAAAAAATTTAGATGTGGTTAGAAATGATTTTGATGCAGTCTCGGATAAATTTCGCATTGATGGCGGCAAAATTGCCGCCGAAAGAAGTCAATTAGAGATCAGAAAAAAGGAGGTAGATAAAAAGTTAGATAACCAGAGGGAATACTTAGGTCAATTAGCGGGAGAATTATTACCATTAAAGTTAATTTTTCCTCTCCTAGAAGCGGCTAAAATTCAGGGAGAAAAAGAGCTACAATTTCAATCAGCTAAGGTCGCTCAATCGGTTTTAGAATCCAGAGATAAAAAGTTACTTGCTTATTTAGAACAACTGAATTTAACTTTAGAACAATTAGAGAATATTAGAGAATTTTTAGAGCAAGAAAATCAGTTTTTAGCTGAGGATAGCGATTCTTTGATTACTCCTTACTTAGATCTAGACGAGGAGGCGATCGAGTTATTAAATCGAGTCTTAACCCATCAATTACCGGCACAAATTAACCTCGCTCATCAAGCAATAGAACAATTAAGAAATCTGGAAGCTGACTTAGATAATTTAGAGCGAGAATTAGCAGTAGCAGCCTCTCCCGAAGAATACGAAACCCTGAGTAATAACTTAAAAACCGCTCAGAAAAAGTATCTAAATGCTCAAGCGGAATACGAGCAAAGCCACAAAAATTATGAGGAAATCAAAAAGAAAATTGAGAAAACTAAAAAAGAATTATTTGCCTACAGTGAGAAAGCTTTAGAATCGCAAAGTAACGAACATATCGTCAACGCTATTGTCAAAGCACAGCAAACTTTAAAAGTATTTAAAGAACGCTTAACTTTAAAAAAATTAAATAGATTAGAGGGAGAAGTGGCGGAATGTTTTCGTTATTTATTGCATAAGTCCGATCTGGTGCAGAAAATAGCGATCGATGCTGATACTTTTGGTCTATCTCTCTTTGGTCCCGATGGACAAAATGTGCCTAAACACCGTCTTTCTGCCGGAGAAAAACAACTATTAGCGATCGCTTTTTTGTGGGGATTAGCGCGAGTCTCCGGACGAGATTTACCCATCGCTATCGATACACCCCTCGGACGTTTAGATTCTTCCCATCGCCATAATTTAGTTGAACGTTATTTTCCCGCCGCTTCCTCTCAAGTCATCCTCCTCTCTACCGATACAGAAATTGGAGAAAATGAGCTACTCTTATTAGAAGAACAGGAAGTAATCGCCAGAAAATACCTGCTAGAATACAATTCCCAACAACGTCAAACCACTATTCACCCCGACCGCTACTTTTGGTAA
- the grrP gene encoding extracellular substrate binding-like orphan protein GrrP produces the protein MKKILQLVGLGCILPMFLASAGLAETVVEKVARTGFLTVGTRFDAIPYSYVNEKGELVGYSMDVLERIRKRLETRLGRPVTLQMVEANQPGEKINLIRSGDIDIACSTAFTWERAKVVDFSISYSISGIRILAKKGSNLSTPQSLIGKRIALVPSSAAVDVIKLVQPQATIVTTYSTVEEAIEALKTGKIDAIAGDSISLAGTILRDNPKIYEIVPEEALANFGIACMVPENNSTFLDDVNYAIVKMMQDYITNDTATVSQIDRWFGSQGMVPIPPELLKGFFAFKVIEHAQINPQEAK, from the coding sequence ATGAAGAAAATTTTACAGTTAGTGGGACTAGGTTGCATATTGCCTATGTTCCTCGCCAGCGCAGGTTTAGCGGAAACAGTGGTGGAAAAAGTGGCTCGCACGGGATTTTTGACCGTAGGAACCCGTTTTGATGCGATTCCCTACTCCTACGTCAATGAGAAGGGGGAATTAGTCGGCTATTCTATGGATGTGTTGGAACGAATTAGAAAACGACTGGAAACTCGTCTCGGTCGTCCCGTCACCCTGCAAATGGTGGAAGCTAACCAACCCGGAGAGAAAATTAATCTCATTCGTAGCGGGGACATCGATATCGCTTGTAGTACGGCTTTTACTTGGGAAAGGGCGAAAGTGGTCGATTTTTCCATCAGTTACAGCATTTCTGGGATTAGGATTTTAGCCAAAAAAGGAAGCAATCTCTCCACTCCTCAATCCCTAATCGGTAAACGCATCGCCTTGGTTCCCAGTTCTGCGGCCGTGGATGTGATTAAATTAGTACAACCGCAAGCGACGATTGTTACTACCTACAGCACCGTAGAAGAAGCGATCGAAGCTTTAAAAACCGGTAAAATCGACGCAATAGCGGGGGATAGCATTTCTTTAGCGGGAACAATTCTCAGAGATAACCCTAAAATCTACGAAATCGTCCCCGAAGAAGCTCTAGCTAATTTTGGGATTGCTTGCATGGTTCCCGAAAATAACTCTACTTTTTTGGATGATGTCAACTATGCCATTGTTAAAATGATGCAGGATTACATCACCAATGATACGGCTACCGTTAGTCAAATCGATCGCTGGTTCGGTAGTCAAGGCATGGTTCCCATCCCCCCAGAATTATTAAAGGGGTTTTTTGCCTTCAAAGTTATCGAACACGCCCAAATTAATCCCCAAGAAGCCAAATAG
- a CDS encoding alkene reductase, which translates to MTSFTTSLALLSQFKLGDLNLENRLVLAPMTRARAGEKRLANEIMAEYYRQRASAGLMITEATVISPQANGWQNTPGIYTDEQVQAWQMVTKIAQRKGTPMFCQLWHCGRASHSSFQENGALPVAPSAIKIKGELHTPIGKQPYETPRALETEEIPTIVDDYRQAAQRAKLAGFDGIEIHGANGYLIDTFLQSATNQRQDKYGGSLENRYRFLQEVVEAILTVFPSHRVGVRLSPNGVYNDMGSEDFRETFLYIAQRLNEYNLAYLHLLDGLAFGFHEKGQPMLLSEFRAVFNSALIGNCGYTKENAEAAIQLGDADLIAFGRPYISNPDLVERFANNWPLNPDAEMKDWYSFDKEGYIDFPSYKP; encoded by the coding sequence ATGACTTCCTTCACTACTTCCCTGGCTCTTTTAAGTCAATTTAAATTGGGAGATTTAAACCTAGAAAATCGTCTTGTGCTTGCCCCCATGACGCGAGCGCGAGCCGGAGAAAAACGTCTTGCTAATGAGATAATGGCCGAGTATTACCGGCAAAGGGCCAGCGCCGGATTAATGATTACAGAAGCGACGGTAATTTCTCCCCAAGCTAACGGTTGGCAAAATACCCCCGGTATCTACACCGATGAACAAGTGCAAGCATGGCAAATGGTGACAAAAATCGCCCAAAGAAAAGGAACACCAATGTTTTGTCAATTGTGGCACTGTGGTCGCGCTTCTCATTCTAGTTTTCAGGAAAATGGCGCTTTACCCGTTGCCCCTTCGGCAATTAAGATTAAGGGGGAGTTGCATACACCCATCGGCAAACAGCCCTACGAGACCCCTAGAGCCTTAGAAACTGAGGAAATCCCCACAATTGTCGACGATTACCGCCAAGCCGCTCAGAGGGCAAAATTAGCGGGGTTTGATGGCATAGAAATTCACGGAGCTAATGGTTATTTAATCGATACTTTTCTACAATCGGCCACTAATCAGCGTCAGGATAAGTACGGTGGCAGTTTGGAAAATCGCTATCGTTTTTTACAGGAAGTAGTCGAGGCAATTTTAACTGTTTTTCCCAGTCATCGGGTGGGGGTGCGTCTGTCTCCCAATGGAGTTTATAATGACATGGGTTCCGAGGATTTTCGAGAAACTTTTCTCTATATTGCCCAAAGATTAAATGAGTACAATTTAGCTTATTTGCATCTGCTAGATGGCTTGGCTTTTGGTTTTCATGAAAAGGGTCAACCGATGCTTTTATCCGAGTTTAGGGCTGTTTTTAATAGTGCATTAATCGGCAATTGTGGTTATACAAAAGAAAATGCTGAAGCCGCTATTCAGTTGGGAGATGCGGATTTAATTGCTTTCGGTCGCCCCTATATCAGTAATCCCGATTTGGTGGAAAGATTCGCCAATAATTGGCCCCTTAATCCCGATGCTGAGATGAAGGATTGGTATTCTTTTGACAAGGAAGGTTATATCGATTTTCCCAGTTATAAACCCTAG
- a CDS encoding DUF2887 domain-containing protein yields the protein MKTDTIFYQLFQSFPSIFFELIQLPISEANNYRFDSVEVKQLSFRLDGVFLPQNNNLRFHRQTGVGTRIKFIASPNLTLPTI from the coding sequence ATGAAAACTGACACTATTTTTTATCAACTCTTTCAATCATTCCCCTCTATCTTCTTTGAATTAATTCAACTCCCTATCAGCGAAGCGAATAACTACCGCTTTGACTCAGTGGAAGTCAAACAACTTTCCTTTCGTCTTGATGGAGTCTTTCTGCCTCAAAATAATAACCTGAGATTTCATCGTCAAACCGGGGTTGGGACGAGGATAAAGTTTATCGCCTCACCCAACCTTACCTTACCAACGATTTAA